One stretch of Streptobacillus ratti DNA includes these proteins:
- a CDS encoding Cof-type HAD-IIB family hydrolase gives MYKAVVTDLDGTLLNSNHKVSEYTKKVIKKFVEKGYKFYIATGRLHASTKEIADFIGVKIPLITVNGTRILDENGNEIYNNTLSLETVRKIATLDYKSCGEDLLINGYFRNVWLVTDKKAEEYYRRERPDKPYFPNTVSEQEFISKTFNKMHFIGKHENLLKLREKILKEIDDDLNVVFVGNTCLEIFNKDANKAKATQIVLEKDGIKLSETIAFGDSLNDYEMLKEVGKGFLMGNAIYLLKEIAPELEIIDTNDNDGEAKKIEEIFKL, from the coding sequence ATGTATAAGGCAGTAGTAACTGATCTTGATGGAACATTATTAAACAGTAATCACAAGGTAAGTGAATATACTAAAAAAGTAATAAAAAAATTTGTGGAAAAGGGCTATAAATTCTATATTGCAACAGGAAGATTACATGCTTCAACTAAAGAAATAGCAGATTTTATAGGAGTTAAAATACCTTTAATTACTGTAAATGGTACAAGAATATTAGATGAAAATGGAAATGAGATATATAATAATACATTAAGTCTTGAAACAGTAAGAAAAATAGCAACACTAGATTATAAGTCATGTGGAGAAGATTTATTAATTAATGGATATTTTAGAAATGTATGGCTTGTAACCGATAAAAAAGCAGAAGAATATTATAGGAGAGAAAGACCAGATAAACCATATTTTCCTAATACTGTATCTGAACAAGAATTTATATCTAAAACTTTTAATAAAATGCACTTTATAGGTAAACATGAAAATCTGTTAAAATTAAGAGAAAAAATATTAAAAGAAATAGATGATGATTTGAATGTAGTTTTTGTTGGAAATACTTGTCTTGAAATATTTAATAAAGATGCCAATAAAGCTAAAGCAACTCAAATTGTATTAGAAAAAGACGGAATAAAATTATCTGAAACTATTGCTTTTGGAGATTCTTTAAATGATTATGAAATGTTAAAAGAGGTAGGTAAAGGATTTTTAATGGGAAATGCTATTTATTTATTAAAAGAAATAGCACCTGAACTTGAAATAATAGATACAAATGATAATGACGGAGAAGCTAAGAAAATAGAAGAAATATTTAAATTATAG
- a CDS encoding DNA cytosine methyltransferase encodes MKIISLFSGAGGLDLGFKKAGFDIVAANEFDKTIWETYEKKS; translated from the coding sequence ATGAAAATTATTTCACTTTTTAGTGGAGCAGGAGGTCTTGATTTAGGATTTAAAAAAGCGGGATTTGATATTGTAGCAGCTAATGAATTTGATAAAACTATATGGGAAACATATGAAAAAAAATCATAA
- a CDS encoding DNA cytosine methyltransferase, producing the protein MKKNHKTHLIKGDICNIHSSMFPECDGIIGGPPCQSWSEAGSLKGIEDPRGQLFYQYIRILKEKQPKFFLAENVKGMMSKRHNDAVKNIVSQFEEAGYDVYIHLLNASDYGVPQDRKRVFYIGFRKDLNIKFDKPPKQYGYKVTFKDAIYDLKDTAIPALEKNKTNEDKCKVLNHEYFIGAYSTIFMSRNRVRQWEEQAFTVQASGRQCQLHPQAPKMPKVEKNKNIFVQGKEALYRRLTVRECARIQGFPDDFKFYYTNLDNAYKMIGNTVPVNLAYEIAKAINELFNNI; encoded by the coding sequence ATGAAAAAAAATCATAAGACACATTTAATTAAGGGAGATATATGTAATATACATTCATCAATGTTTCCTGAATGTGATGGAATAATTGGAGGTCCACCTTGTCAGTCTTGGAGTGAAGCAGGTTCTCTTAAGGGAATTGAAGATCCAAGAGGACAACTTTTTTATCAATATATTCGTATATTAAAAGAAAAACAACCAAAGTTTTTCTTAGCTGAAAATGTTAAAGGAATGATGTCAAAAAGACATAATGATGCTGTTAAAAATATTGTTTCACAATTTGAGGAAGCTGGTTATGATGTATATATTCATTTATTAAATGCAAGTGATTATGGAGTTCCTCAAGATAGAAAAAGAGTATTTTATATTGGGTTTAGAAAAGATTTAAATATTAAGTTTGATAAGCCACCTAAACAATATGGATATAAGGTAACATTTAAAGATGCTATTTATGATTTAAAAGATACGGCTATCCCAGCTTTAGAAAAAAATAAGACTAATGAGGATAAATGTAAAGTTCTAAATCATGAATATTTTATTGGAGCATATTCAACAATTTTTATGAGTAGAAATAGAGTTAGACAATGGGAGGAACAAGCGTTTACAGTGCAAGCTTCTGGAAGACAGTGTCAATTACACCCACAAGCACCTAAAATGCCAAAGGTTGAAAAAAATAAGAATATTTTTGTGCAAGGTAAAGAAGCTCTATATAGGAGATTAACTGTTAGAGAATGTGCAAGAATACAAGGCTTTCCTGATGATTTTAAGTTTTATTATACAAATTTAGATAATGCATACAAAATGATAGGGAATACAGTTCCTGTAAATCTTGCTTATGAAATTGCAAAGGCTATAAATGAGCTGTTTAATAATATTTAG
- a CDS encoding LrgB family protein, which translates to MFFELTKDPLFGMFLTMAAFIFFRMLSVRFKSFILNPTIFSIIFIIVFLNLLEIPYENYYKGSEIFNRMIVPATVALAVPLYKNFHVLKKYYKEILLGIGISTLLLLIILGLIMIILNMEEKIIASVLPKSITTAIAIGVSEKINGLPSITVVAVIICGNIGAIFGELIFKWFKIEHPIAQGISLGTTSHAIGTSKAVELGEIQGSMSGLAIIITGIFTVLLAPLVYALLILLKI; encoded by the coding sequence ATGTTTTTTGAATTAACAAAAGATCCTTTATTTGGTATGTTTCTAACTATGGCTGCCTTTATCTTCTTTAGAATGCTTTCAGTTAGATTTAAATCATTTATTTTAAATCCAACTATTTTTTCAATAATTTTTATTATTGTTTTTCTAAATTTATTAGAAATACCATATGAAAATTACTATAAAGGAAGTGAGATTTTTAATAGAATGATAGTACCAGCAACTGTTGCATTAGCAGTTCCTTTGTACAAGAATTTTCATGTACTAAAGAAGTATTATAAAGAAATATTACTTGGTATAGGAATAAGTACTTTACTTTTATTAATTATACTTGGATTAATAATGATAATATTAAATATGGAAGAAAAGATAATAGCATCAGTACTTCCAAAATCAATTACAACTGCAATTGCAATAGGAGTTAGTGAAAAAATAAATGGATTACCTTCAATTACTGTAGTAGCAGTAATAATATGTGGGAATATAGGGGCAATATTTGGGGAACTTATTTTTAAATGGTTTAAAATAGAACACCCTATTGCTCAAGGTATTTCACTTGGGACAACATCACATGCAATAGGAACAAGTAAGGCAGTTGAATTAGGAGAAATACAAGGCTCTATGTCAGGACTTGCAATAATAATTACAGGGATCTTTACAGTACTTTTAGCACCATTAGTTTATGCCTTATTAATATTATTAAAAATATGA
- a CDS encoding CidA/LrgA family protein yields the protein MKIIMELSYILFFSFIGQSLSKIINLPIPGSVIGLILFFLALQFKIVKLESVETTSKFLVDNLAILFIPAGVGIMISFKHIKDIWVSILLICLFTTILSLVVAGKLTQHLISKGDKK from the coding sequence ATGAAAATAATAATGGAACTTTCATATATATTATTTTTCTCATTTATTGGTCAAAGTTTAAGTAAGATAATAAACTTACCTATACCAGGATCAGTAATTGGATTAATTCTTTTTTTCTTAGCTTTACAATTTAAAATAGTTAAACTTGAAAGTGTTGAAACAACTTCAAAATTTTTAGTTGATAATTTAGCAATACTATTTATACCAGCAGGTGTAGGAATAATGATTAGTTTTAAACATATAAAAGATATATGGGTAAGTATATTATTAATATGCTTATTTACTACAATACTTTCATTAGTAGTTGCTGGGAAACTTACACAACATTTGATATCAAAGGGGGACAAGAAATAA
- a CDS encoding response regulator has protein sequence MKKIALVVDDNPYIRGNIREILESSFFEVFEAKDGIESIDMFLEVKPSVVIMDINMPRLNGLEATTKIMEINPNANIAICSSMLFIPYYQKLAKKAGAKALISKPFTKLELISGLNELLEEMR, from the coding sequence TTGAAAAAAATAGCTTTGGTTGTAGATGATAATCCATATATTAGAGGAAATATTAGAGAAATACTTGAATCTTCTTTTTTTGAAGTGTTTGAAGCAAAAGATGGAATAGAAAGTATAGATATGTTTTTGGAAGTTAAACCTAGTGTAGTTATTATGGATATAAACATGCCAAGATTAAATGGTCTTGAGGCGACTACAAAAATTATGGAAATAAATCCTAATGCAAATATTGCTATTTGTTCCTCTATGTTATTTATTCCATATTATCAAAAACTAGCTAAAAAAGCTGGAGCTAAGGCACTGATATCAAAACCATTTACAAAACTTGAATTGATTTCAGGTCTTAATGAATTATTAGAAGAAATGAGGTAA